CTCCCCGGGTTTTGCCCCTACGATGCGCTCCAAATAGGGCGCCAGTTGCTCGTGGTATTCCCACCAAGGGTTCTTCGCGTTGAAATGCCCCTCCACGGCCAGCTCTTCCCAATCGGTGAGGACCTCCCGGACCTTGCCCGCTGCCTTCCGCGGCTGCAGCCCCAGGGAGTTCCCGGTAAAGTAGATGATCTCTTCTCCGTGGTGCTTTGGGAACAGGAAAGCCTCCCGGTAGCTGGCAAGCGGGTCTTCGGCATCCATCCGGCGGGCAAAGGCCTCGGTATTCTCATAGGTCATAGGGCGCGGTTTCGATGCTACCAAAAATACGAGGAAGTTCCCGATTAGCCGCGGCCGGGCAGCCGCATCTCCACAATATGCGGGGCAAAACCCGCCTTTTCATAGGCCCGGATGGCCGGGGCATTGCCCGTGTACACCGTCAACCGGACCTCCTCCAGCCCGCGCTCCCTTGCCCATTGCCGGAGTTCCTGAATGATCCGGCCGTTCAACCCCCGGCCACGGTACTCCGGGCGGGTATACATAAAGCCGAAATACGCATAAACATCGTGGTCCAGGTAAGGACGGGGCGTGCGTTTGGAGGCGTACCCCGTCGATACAATCCTGCCATCCGATACCCCTACCAGCAACAGCGATTCCGGGTCGTGAATCAGGGCGGGCAGGTCGTAATAGTGGACGGGGTCCGGGCGGATGGTCGGGTCAAAGGGCCGCTCATCGCGGATCAGCCCCTGTTCGAGTTCCCGGAGTTCTTCCAGGTCGGCCTCGGTGGCCGGGCGGATAAGGAGTTCCATGTTCCTGATATTGATATTCAAGGCGAAAGGTACGGAA
This genomic window from Robiginitalea biformata HTCC2501 contains:
- a CDS encoding GNAT family N-acetyltransferase; this translates as MELLIRPATEADLEELRELEQGLIRDERPFDPTIRPDPVHYYDLPALIHDPESLLLVGVSDGRIVSTGYASKRTPRPYLDHDVYAYFGFMYTRPEYRGRGLNGRIIQELRQWARERGLEEVRLTVYTGNAPAIRAYEKAGFAPHIVEMRLPGRG